AGGACTTAAATTGTCCTAATTAAATTTTTTGTTTTTATAAAGCCTATTTTTAGTAAAATTTCTTAAAAAAAGAGGGATAAAGGTGAATTTTTATAAAAGAGTTTTAACATTTACACTTGCTTTGATGCTTTTGATGATTGTTTGGGAAATGATTCCTTTTTTGGAAGTTTTGATATCTGCAAAACCTAAACCTGTAACTCCAAGAGGTGAGCTCAGTTCCATAGAGAAAACAAATATAGAGATTTTTGAAAAAAACAAAGATAGTGTTGTATACATATCAACACTACAAACCGTTGTGGATTATTGGAGTCTTAGCGTATTTAACGTGCCAAGAGGAACAGGTAGCGGGTTTATTTGGGATGAGTTTGGACATATAGTGACAAACTATCACGTTATAGAGGGAGCAAGTGAAGCTAGAGTAAGACTTAGTAACGGTCAAGATTACGATGCAGTTTTAGTTGGTGCAGATCCTAGCCACGATCTAGCTGTTTTAAAAATAAAACCTATTCCCGGGGTTATGAAGCCGGTTATTATTGGTAGTAGCAAAGATTTAAGAGTAGGGCAGATAGTTTATGCCATAGGAAATCCTTTCGGTTTAGATTGGACTATGACTACAGGAATAATTTCTGCTTTGGATAGAGTTATAGATGAGGGAGAGGGAGTAAAAATAAAACATGCAATCCAAACTGATGCGGCGATAAATCCCGGAAATTCAGGAGGGCCTTTACTAGATAGCGCTGGAAGAGTTATAGGTGTCAATACCGCTATTTATAGTCCTAGTGGAGCGAATGCCGGTATAGGCTTTGCTATACCTGTTGATCTGGTAAATAGAGTCGTATCTCAGCTTATTGCTTATGGTAAATATATAAAACCTACTCTTGGGATAGAGAGTGATGATAGGATGAATGCTCTTTTAAAAAAGAGATTCGGTATTGAGGGAGTGGCTGTTTTAGGAGTACAACCTGGAAGCGGTGCTTTTAAAGTAGGATTGGTTC
This Nitrosophilus labii DNA region includes the following protein-coding sequences:
- a CDS encoding S1C family serine protease, which gives rise to MKVNFYKRVLTFTLALMLLMIVWEMIPFLEVLISAKPKPVTPRGELSSIEKTNIEIFEKNKDSVVYISTLQTVVDYWSLSVFNVPRGTGSGFIWDEFGHIVTNYHVIEGASEARVRLSNGQDYDAVLVGADPSHDLAVLKIKPIPGVMKPVIIGSSKDLRVGQIVYAIGNPFGLDWTMTTGIISALDRVIDEGEGVKIKHAIQTDAAINPGNSGGPLLDSAGRVIGVNTAIYSPSGANAGIGFAIPVDLVNRVVSQLIAYGKYIKPTLGIESDDRMNALLKKRFGIEGVAVLGVQPGSGAFKVGLVPAKIYADGSIMFGDIITAIDGKKVATFKELEEYLDEKSIGDEVVIEVLRGKKRMKIPVILG